One Nicotiana tomentosiformis chromosome 1, ASM39032v3, whole genome shotgun sequence genomic window, CATGTGCGAAAGACAACTCCTTATGACGCTGAGGACGAGCACGTTGGGGAAATAGTAAGGATCTTGAGAGAGCAGCAAAAGGCCATCATGGGCCATCTATCAAGGCAAGACCAGGCCATGACAGAACTGAAGCAGGCGTTGTTaggtgcttccaacaacgcgaaTAGAAGAGGATTTGTTCCTCCTGATGCTCCCGTAAATCAAATGGCTCAAAGAGTTGATAACATCACTCTGAGGGGTGAGGTCGGCATCGACAAAGCCGGGGGGATCGACAACGAATCCGGTAAAGACAACAGTAatgatcccttcaaaactgaactcaTGAGATTCATGATAGAAATGAACGAGTAGATGGATCAGAACACGAAAGAGTTCCATGTTCGAATAGATCAAATTTCGGGTGCACCACCAGTGTTGAAGGGCCCGGACTCGAAGAAGTACACCCAATTGCCGTTCAAATCGAGCATAGCGCCAGAATTAATTCTGAAACGGTTCAAAATGCCGAACATACCAAAGTATAATAGGCCTTCAGACTCTCGGGAGCACATCACAACTTATGCAACGGTGGTGAAAGGAAATGACTTGGCCCAACATGAAATTGAGTCGGTCctgctgaagaaattcggagaaaccCTCACGAAGGGGGTCTTAACTCACTCTTATCCGAACACTCAattgattcctttgagatgctcgcagatctttcatcaaggcccatgccggggacAGGAAGGTCTAGACTCGGAAGGTGGACATATTCAGAATTTCGCAAGGAGAGTCCGAATTGCTGCGTGAGTTCATGATCATGTTCCAAAAAGAAAAGATGGTGTTACCGGCCATACCAGATGAATGGGAAGCTGAGGCATTTACTAAGGGGTTTAATCTGAGGAGCTCCGACGCCTCCTGTAAGCTGAAAGAAAGCTTGCTCGAGTTCCAAGCAACCACATGTACGGATGTCCATAACCGTTATGAATCAAAGATAAGGATAGAAGATGACAACTTGGGTTCCCGGTATCAACTAAGGGTCGGGATCGAGAAAAGAACACGGATAAATCAAAAGATGATTTTGATGCAGATCAACGATCTTCTAAGGGCTGATTCTTGCCCTACGAGAGGGCCGAAGGACACATCAACAAAGGGTTCCAGTCAGTGAAAAGGTTCGCCCCCGATAGAAGAGCTGACCACGACCGAAACACTAGGTCGTTACAGGACAGAGAGGTATCGGATTCCCGAGATTCCACTTATCCCAAGCTGTCAGAGTATAATTTCAATGTTAGCGTAATGGAGCTGGTATCGGCAATGAGAAATATCAAGGAAGCACGGTTCTCGAGGCCAATGAGATCTAATCCCAGCTAGAGAGATCCTAATTTATGCTGTGAATATTATGGGACTAATGGACACCGAACTAGGGACTGCCGATATCTGTGTGAGCAGGTGGCAACGCTGTTGAAGAATGTCCATCTCAAAAAATTCTTAAGCAACCGGGTCaagaacaattacggtcgcaGCCGAGATAACGTAGAACCTTCGAAGATAGGGGAAGACCCTCTTTGACTAAgtatcaacatgattttcaggTGGAACGAGATCAACGATGTAACTTTCTCGGTAGCCTAGAAGAAAAATGTATCGGTGACCCATAGCAAGAAACTTCGAAAAGTCGCCGAAGACGACATCACCTTCACGGAAGGAGACACAGATGGACTTCTCCTGCCGTACAACGATGCCgtggtaatttctcttaacattcaagattttaaaattaaacgtgttttgattgACCCAGGAAATTCCGCCGATATCATTCAATGGAGAATTATGGAACAAGCCAAGCtaaccggaagcatcattccggtAACAAAACTCCAAGCCAAATTCAACTCAGCAAGTGTGATAATCCGGAGGGAGATCCCGCTGCATACGAATGCCAAAAGGGTCACAAAGACCACCTTATTTGAAGTGCTGGAGGACGACATGGGCTACAACATAATTCTCGGCAGACCATGGTTACATGAGATGATGGTCATACCGTCAACGTATCACCAACTGCTGAAATTCCCGACTCTggagggaattaaacaaataatagAAGATCAATCGGCAGCAAGGGAAATGAAGGCGGTATCGGTTTCCAGCAGTAAAGGAAATGAACTCaacacatagcaattacaggaaccaacGCCTGCTCCCGCACCAAGCGAAGATGACAAAGGGTATGAGTCGTCAGAATCCCACCATGTACGAAGATATTTTCAGGTACCGGAAGAAACATACGTGACCAAGTCCATGGCAGAAGAACTCGATCAAGTGGCTTTGTTCAAAAAATTCCTACAGagaaaattccacttggggacaggactcaACCCCTAGCTCAGTCAGGATTTATTGGTTTTCTTAAAACTAACGTTGATTGTTTCGCATGGTCACACGCGGATATGACAGATATCTCGCTAGAGGTGGTcgtgcacaagctaagcctggacccaagcATCCCACCGGTAAGGCATCAGTAGCGCCCAATAGCTGAGGTCAAAAACATGTTTATTAAAGAAGAGGTGACTCGGTTACTTGACATTGGTTTAATCCAGGAGATAAAATATcccgactggctagctaatgtagttgtagttCTAAAAAAAGAGTAATGAATTtcgaatgtgcgtagattataaggacttgaataaggaGTGCCTGAAAGACTCGCTctcactgccaaacatcgatcataTGATCGACGCCACATCCgagcatgagttaatgagtttccgtcatgcctattccgggtacaattaAATTAAGATAAACTGggaagatcaagaaaaaacttcgttcataacaaGTTTTGCCACATATTGTTTTAATGTGATACCCTTCGGGCTtaaaaatgctggagccacttatcagaggctcgtgaacaagatgttcgaaaaacaaataggtaaaataatggaggtatacatagatgatatgtcGGTCAAGTTTTTGAATACATGTGACCATTTAAAACATCTCCAAGAGACCTTTGATatcctaaggaagcacaacatgaagctcaaccccgaaaaatgcaCGTTCGGAGTTAGCTCCGGTAAATTCTTGGGTTTTCTAGTGTCACAAAGAGGGATCGAGGTCAATACCGATAAGATCAAAGATATCAAGGACATCCCAGACCAGCTAACAAGCATGAAAGAAGTTCAAAGGCTAACCGGAAGATTGGCCGCCCTAAGCAGGTTCATTTCTCGGTCTtcgaaaaaatgtcatcacttcttctcacttctgaagaagaagaagaacttcgAATAGACTCCATAATGCCAACAGGCCTTAAAAGACCCGAAACGTTATCTATCAAGCCCTCCGCTACTATCAAAACTGGAGGAGAGCGAGCAATTGCTGATATACTTAGCAGCCTCAGAGGTAGCGGTTAGTGTCGTTCTAATCcgggaggatgaaggtacgctatctcctgtctattatgttagcaaaattttatcgggagcagaaactcgttaTCCGCACCTCAAAAAactagccttagctctcgtagtcgcctctcAAAAGATCATACGAACTAGAGAACCAAGACGAAGTCAAATTGTCTAGCAATTagaacgtgactcacctcaaaaagTATTACTGCTGATGGATCCTGCTTATATTGatagtatgtgctgcactcttttttcgttcgaccagtttttgtcccaattgggcttttctggcaaggtttttaatgaggcagcaacggaaagcaAACTACGAAAGGAGCATCATCAACAAAGTTAAGACttttaaatgacaaggcattgAAACAACAAGCCACTaggggatggttagataatctttggctcgatggcaAAGTTCCTAACGGGAAATGAAGCTTGCCATCCAACCAAAGATTATCAAAAATGGTTCACAAGTGTTTTTCCTCAAAAGAGCAAGATTTCCAGTGTCCCAATTCGCATTATTCGCATTCGAGCACTGGTAGGGAAATAGTATGAGAATACGACAACTTGATTGCAATGAAAATCGAGAATACGAGACCCAGGAACAATAATGTCTCGTCGGGACAGGGGACTGCACAGCTAGCCCCGTAGAACAAGttatacaagttagccacatgtattggcaatttctttttcttttttaaagcaaacgaatgcttatgtacttttgaagatagaaggaataaaatgaagtccttttatttttatcttgttttttttccaaacgatgaattgattttattatttgaaagttaaCTAAAAACTTTAAATGTTAGTGTCGGAATGAACATGAGACATTCTCTTCAAGAGCAACGTAAACATAAGAGGACCCTCTCTTATaaaaccctcatagtaaagggttaGTTCCGGAAGAGTTTATGCCCGAAACCCAAAGACTATCAAAATAAAACACACCCGAAGCCTTACTTAATTCGACGCAAAAGGAATGAACTTTGCGCAATGCTTAAACAAAAAGGTCATTTTTATTTATCAAACATGCCAAACGAAAAAGTACAAAAATactgatgttttaacttcaataccacacaagaagggggtgatttgtgtggtgtccaatttttcgcgtgcacagattatagaaagacatggttcttctatgtgtttctTATACTACTGTTACGGAATAATAActgcagaaattaaagaacacaagtattttacgtggaaaacacctggctcaaaaggtgaaaaaaccacgacctacttcccagtaggattttcccaaactctccactaaatcactgagccaaaagctgcatttacaaaacacttttgtaaacctaggattaactccaatcccgttgtggcacacaacctctaactgttgcgacaacttcaagttaactctaacttgaatactctgagtacctattacaattacCAATATATAAAGCTGAAATGTACAATatgaaaatacctactacaattgaactagaataaaagacagacacttggaactggttcttctatctagttcatgtagcttcaggttcgcacatttgaatcacacacgaactacttgcaaaatgccttgttattttgctctcaattcacgtttaacttctatTTTTGTGCGTTACCTGTAGAGTGAGAACATCCtgtgatttatagagttagtagagtagaaaataactagagttctaatgctactcttccttggtggaagagttctagttaatctcaactcctaactcctttcttatcttggataatgttctcgttgagtaaggagaccttctccttatcaattatgtagtcttttcgatcaggagatacctattattatgccagatttcgtttatctcctgcatgtgcatctcacgtgctttgaatctgcccgtgtctatgcctaccagtgatggacctggttcatccctgagttcctttgtcaatcttcaaaactattctttacttgggccaacaaattccccctttttaatgatgacaaactttgtgcTTCTATAAGCTTATGTcctgtttcaacttagctcaacatcaacacaatgttagaaatattttttttttatcacttatcatcaaggaccaggttcattaggttataaacatcactgtacaaagtgtaaagcacaactttttcccccttttggcatcatcgaaaagttgcataaaaaatgtgagataaccagattttaaaacttactcatggccactggggctacttcaaatgcaatcatggattaatcatcatagatcaagctaagaattttaaccatcaaagaaatataaacaaacagttagaaCAAAAACAGTGAATTTCATGATGATTGATAAGATTCTTCcataaagcataaaaagaaataaaaatactgaaaacatgagGAAACAAAAAATATCCCAAACTGGGTCACTGAAAGGTTTACACTGGGCTAGAAGTTTAAGGCTTGGAAGAACTGGGggcttggtttttggcttggagaaGTTTCAACATGTCTTGAAGAATTCCatataagcagcaaaggctataaggagtcttattgcttccaaccttgcaactggagcaaagatttcatcatagtctatgcccccctcctggctatatccttgaaccaccaatcttgccttgttccttgtaacagttccatcttcatcaagtttgtttctgaagactcaTTTTGTGCCAATCACTGATCTGTccaagggtcttggtaccagatgccaaacttgactcctttcaaattggttgagttcatcctgcattgcatttacccagtttgcatcctgcaaagcttcagcaacatttttaggttcaataagagataagaaaacATCAAAtgcacaaagattctttaatgaagatttggttttgattccagaggttggatcagtaattatgttctcaatgggatgagaactttgatacttgtaaggtttcacaaccaactggtttccccttgatgttccttCAGTATTTTGCTGCTGTGGAACAAGTTTATAAACAGGTTCCATTGAGGTTTGGGGATCATTTCCTCTTTATTTTGTTCCCCCTATCATGTTGCTCTGGGTAGaagaacctgttccatcacctgttcctttttttagtgcagcttcagtctgggttgtggtttcatttaagtttcttaccagcccaattgctccATCATCATAttcctgtctctcagaaagaatgttagtttcatcaaaaatcacatgaacactttcttcaacacacatagttcttcTGTTATAGACTTTATAGGCtttgctatgtgaagaatatcccaagaatactccctcatcacttctgggatcaaacttgcctagggagtctttaccattgttgtgcacaaagcacttgcatccaaatgccctaagatagGAAATATTtgattttctccctttaagtaactcatagggagtcttctctataagaggtctagtcatgcatctatttatgatgtagcatgcagtatttacagcttttgcccagaagctatggggcagtttactagaaacaagcatagtcctagccatatcttcaagtgtcctattctttctttcaactactccattttgttgtggaatcctaggagcagaaaaattatgatctatgccatgctcatcacaaaatttagcaaatttagcattttcaaattcagtgccatgatcagaccttattgatgcaagttgattacctagttgtttttgagtttttctaacaaaaaaaGTGAACATGttaaatgcttcatctttagatgttaaaaacaatgtccaagtaaacctagagtgaTCATAAACAAGCACCATCAcgtatcttttaccacctctgcttaatgttctcattggaccacagagatccatatggaccagttccatcattctggtggtacttaccactttcttgtATTTAAAGGAAGATCTTACCTGCTCCCCCCTTGCACatgcctcacaaactttgtcttccttgaacttgatgttaggcagtcctatcaccaagtccttggagactaatttgttgagttgactcagacttgcatgtccaagtcttttgtgccaaaggaggggatcattgtccaacatacttaagcaagtgagttcattttctgacagtgtggacagatctacaatatatatattgttcactctttttccctgcaaaacaatcttgtcagtaGTAATATTAATCATAAAGCAtttagtagaggtgaatgctaccaagttacctctatcacacagttgtgatacactaattagactgtattttaggctatctatcaaatagacattctcaatcgagtaagagtcagtcttacctaccttaccaaccccaatgatatcacctttcttcccatttccaaaagagacattacctcctttgaggtcctcaagtaaaatgaactggttcttgcttcctgtcatgtgttttgagcagccactatccatgtaccatatttggttgCTCCCCTTTACTTGGACCTGCAAAGGGAAATcgggggttagtcttaggaacccaaactagtttgggtccttTTCTATAAGCAAAAGggtgaatcaaattctttttagcccaacctggcaacctatttttcccttgaacaaactttttattcttttgactagTCTTTTCTTTTGCaatgcattcacttttatagtgaccagtcttaccacagtgtgtgcaaattttgttctcaggaagtgtgagatacttgcttttaggatcccatttaggtggcagATTCTCAAAGCcaatttctcttctattgctattgtaatgttcttgtagccatgacagtgcatcggaggacctgttccatttacaagttctgtctagttcatgcttgaccttgcctagatcctctgtcaaaattcttacctgctcatccttcttatacaactcatattttagtttacctacattttcttctaaagtgagttgtgtgcaatcagttgtcttcttacttgttcctaatttcagttttaggttttcagatctaagttctaggacatttgattcaaatgcatgaacctggttctttagtgcagtattttcacttacagtctTACTTATTctaagttccaggttcttacacttttcttttaaaatcacacattccttagacagttgtttcttttcattgtttatatcctcatattcatcaatgaaatctagaagtaactcagatagcctttctttagacaaaaacttaatcttTTATTTTAGATGAATTATACTTACTTCAGATTCCTCATCggattctccaattgccataagtgcttgttcatcttcatcttcatcatctgagtcctcatctgagctttctccccaagaagcaaccatagcctttgttgatcctttgttcttcttgggatgaatatgttccttctttctgtttcttcgttcaactctttccttcttccattcaatttcccattgagggcaatttttgatgtggtgatcagtcttcccacacttgtagcagccctcattggtctgtttttcaggaacccttggtttgttgtagcctccacttcttgaagaaacctTTCCTCTCATTAgatacttcttgaagtcctttgtgatcatagccatttcatcatcttctagatcagagtgattctgagtgccaggctcctTTCCATCTTGGATACATCTatcttcatggtttgccttctaagttcataagtagtgagatttccaattagctcatccaacctaagagtggcaatgttctttgattcctgaatggtagtgattttgctctcccaagtaactggcagaacccttgtcagaatcttctcaactctgtcttcttcagaaataatccttCTAATACACTTAAGTTTATTTGTAAGTGTAGTGAACCATGTATATatctcttggatggtttccccttccttcatggtgaaattctcatattgagaatacagtAGTGCTCCTCTagacctcttcacttgaggtgttccttcatgggccacttgcaaagTATCCCAGATTTCCTTAGtagtggtacaactttggattctactgtactcatctggaccgagtCCATAAACAAGCCATTTTTGGCTttggcattcttctcccatttcctcaagtcgttagcagtgcagtcagctcttatttttggcacctcttctccttcggcatttatcttcatggttgCCAGTGGATCATCTGTGACAATATCTCATAGCTCATAGccttctcctatgatgtgatctctcatcctgtattttccaccaagagtaatactggccgttgaagagtggtggcctagtagtggattgcccttcccagtttccaggtggtgcactcatcttgatcttctcctaagatgttagcctcttcaaggataacctgctctgataccaattgatgttttaacttcaataccacacaagaagggaggtgatttgtgtggtgtccaatttttcgcgtgcacagattatagaaggacctggttcttctatgtagTTCCTTATACTACTATTACAGAATAATaaatgtaaaaattaaagaacacaagtattttatgtGGAAAATActtggctcaaaaggtgaaaaaaatacgacctacttcccagtagcatttttccaaactctccactaaatcactgagccaaaaactgtatttacaaaatacttttgtaaacctaagattaactctaatcccgttatGGCACAAACATCTAACTGTTgcaacaacttcaagttaactctaacttgaatactctgagtacctattacaattaccaatatataaagctgaaaggtataatatgaaaatacctactacaattgaactagaataaaagacagacacttggaaccgGTTCTTCTATCttgttcatgtagc contains:
- the LOC138903529 gene encoding uncharacterized protein, yielding MGEECQSQKWLVYGLGPDEYSRIQSCTTTKEIWDTLQVAHEGTPQVKRSRGALLYSQYENFTMKEGETIQEIYTWFTTLTNKLKCIRRIISEEDRVEKILTRKANHEDRCIQDGKEPGTQNHSDLEDDEMAMITKDFKKYLMRGKVSSRSGGYNKPRVPEKQTNEGCYKSSDALSWLQEHYNSNRREIGFENLPPKWDPKSKYLTLPENKICTHCGKTGHYKSECIAKEKTSQKNKKFVQGKNRLPGWAKKNLIHPFAYRKGPKLVWVPKTNPRFPFAGPSKGEQPNMVHG